Proteins encoded in a region of the Tetrapisispora phaffii CBS 4417 chromosome 12, complete genome genome:
- the SGM1 gene encoding Sgm1p (similar to Saccharomyces cerevisiae SGM1 (YJR134C); ancestral locus Anc_4.364), translated as MSSKKLSLEERLSLATKKGKKKSKKLIKVNETNEEDIQELRQISGNTKETHSAEPAEHSSTKPEPSVVSEGEQPEIVEKSQENIIVSPLRASEPVKVVATDEQIPSNVVDSFDIINLIDTNNEPWKSLFPNGVKGFDSEKILKSIIQYTHSSFDTKKKLEEEVKHLEKQQKKNNNSVFINLIKEKEESVNQLKKEKEDLLNQLKKEKVEAQNQLKRERDDLNFQLTKGKNEMEKGERKFKEEIKKLNKSLTKYEVTLADTETKLDTMNYELNSLKDKVDNLEKENEIVKTKNISLDTELNKLKQESYILKEGSSRATEMEEQVKNLSKALEEKENLFKEKNKEMILNHNTQVTHLESKIEQLRISLDNPNYDSSNVGFGKTESSSGNENEFTTEQYNMLQEQLISSKKNWTSIENTLNKKLNELESEMHDIKKEKSRLQDVLSTNETSYQNLKQELELQKQENIESKSKIIDLCKTLADNESQFDELQSDYKLLQKKYEIQRSQVGQRLEPNLPNASRINSLASIQSANGGINFEEDWMDCTRPPLDYNISNDFSEDNATIDEDDTKRLVNHSDDESIPDEATDLQMKMNTLQDSTFDSMPSLALRQSNATPNQSQFNAQLVTKLGTEIRRLESEISSLTEANNRLQAEKSNTNAEILKLLEENDATKKLKDEYTKIQNQYKDVENKLETSLIILGEKTEQVEELKNDVEDLKEMIRDQAQQMVMIQTNSVK; from the coding sequence ATGTCTTCTAAAAAATTGTCCTTAGAAGAGAGGTTATCCCTGGCTACCAAGAAAGGTAAGAAGAAAAGTAAGAAGTTGATTAAAGTTAATGAAACCAATGAGGAAGATATACAGGAGCTAAGACAAATCTCTGGAAATACTAAAGAGACACATAGTGCTGAGCCTGCAGAGCATTCTTCGACAAAGCCCGAACCATCTGTAGTTAGCGAAGGTGAGCAGCCAGAAATTGTTGAGAAATCtcaagaaaatattatagtaTCACCACTAAGAGCTTCTGAACCTGTGAAAGTAGTTGCTACAGATGAACAGATTCCTTCGAATGTTGTTGATagttttgatattattaatctGATTGATACAAACAACGAACCGTGGAAATCGCTGTTTCCTAATGGTGTTAAAGGGTTTGACTCTGAgaagattttgaaatcCATCATTCAATATACCCATAGTAGTTTTGACACTAAGaagaaattagaagaagaagttaaaCATTTggaaaaacaacaaaagaaaaacaataacTCAGTGTTcataaatttgataaaggaaaaagaagaatcagtgaatcaattaaagaaagaaaaagaagatcttttgaatcaattgaaaaaagagaaaGTAGAAGCACAAAACCAATTGAAAAGGGAAAGAGATGATTTAAACTTTCAATTGACGAAAGGGAAAAATGAAATGGAGAAAGGAGAGCGTAAATTTAAGGAGGagataaagaaattaaacaaatcCTTAACTAAGTATGAAGTAACGTTGGCAGACACTGAAACGAAACTAGACACAATGAATTATGAGCttaattcattaaaggATAAAGTTGATAACTTGgagaaagaaaatgaaatcgTAAAAACTAAAAACATATCGTTGGACACTGaattaaacaaattgaaACAAGAAAGCTATATTTTAAAGGAAGGTTCGTCGAGAGCAACTGAAATGGAAGAACAAGTTAAGAATTTGAGCAAAGCATtggaagaaaaagaaaatctattcaaagaaaagaataaagaaatgatattaaatcatAACACACAAGTGACGCATTtagaatcaaaaattgaacaattaaGGATATCATTGGATAACCCAAATTACGATTCCTCTAACGTAGGTTTTGGAAAAACTGAAAGTAGTTCAGGCAATGAAAATGAGTTTACCACTGAACAATACAACATGTTACAAGAACAATTAATCTCCAGTAAGAAAAACTGGACCAGTATCGAGAACACTCTAAACAAAAAACTAAACGAATTAGAATCAGAGATGCATGACattaagaaagaaaaatctAGGTTACAAGATGTGCTTTCGACTAATGAAACTTCATATCAAAATCTGAAACAAGAATTAGAGTTACAGAAACAAGAGAATATagaatcaaaatcaaaaataattgatctTTGCAAAACCTTAGCTGATAATGAATCGcaatttgatgaattacAGAGTGACTATAAACTtttacaaaagaaatacGAAATCCAGAGATCGCAAGTTGGTCAACGTTTGGAACCGAATCTTCCGAATGCTTCTCGAATTAATTCATTGGCTTCTATACAGTCAGCCAATGGTGgaataaattttgaagaagattGGATGGATTGCACTAGACCACCATTAGActataatatttctaaCGATTTCTCAGAGGATAATGCCACcattgatgaagatgatacAAAGAGGTTGGTCAATCATTCCGATGATGAGTCGATACCGGATGAAGCTACTGATTtgcaaatgaaaatgaacaCATTGCAGGACTCGACATTTGACAGCATGCCATCGTTAGCATTAAGACAAAGTAATGCGACTCCAAATCAGTCGCAATTCAATGCACAACTTGTAACAAAATTAGGTACGGAGATTAGAAGGTTGGAATCTGAGATATCATCGTTAACTGAAGCAAACAATAGACTTCAAGCTGAGAAATCAAATACTAATGCTGAAATACTCAAACTGTTAGAGGAAAATGATGCTactaaaaaattgaaggaCGAATATACGAAAATTCAGAATCAATATAAAGATGTTGAAAATAAACTAGAAACTTCCTTAATTATATTGGGTGAAAAAACTGAACAAGTcgaagaattgaaaaatgacgttgaagatttgaaagaaatgaTCCGTGATCAGGCTCAACAGATGGTAATGATACAAACAAACAGTGTAAAATAA
- the RIX1 gene encoding Rix1p (similar to Saccharomyces cerevisiae RIX1 (YHR197W); ancestral locus Anc_4.365) — MTSNFVPVAVLANQLESCNGSDFQILLRHLRSQNYIKENLLKSELSLLSTKILKLLNSGNNYQLWKGCHAATVICSYNPLVLCSFSGQFLAAVYSKLEQKVNYYNSIIDTQEGKVILECLVSTSSILMDQMRNKPTVSREGLVPKLKAIIPTFITLCQYQPKLCLPVLKNLLYKNSTTFKPFVNKYRVVLTNLINIDYDTLDKETQKLICVNYAYLHLIKIQATAANDDDATKAHHKLHQDEAWRTGLFSVLGQFKDVFELCGEILDLEHDKELYKLIESLPTDLSKTDNKSLLELSNLNLDMNKPLSLWKIPQRLNLLVDLLSAFISLPTPYPVRIPIGGINAVCESALSLTQNFIPLKRDLRRDRELTAVINLVLSSVQFSGIKLWKVMIDSYGKHCLSYLPNILSSLELFIPLQQKSTKINFEACTELKSQFLLLFSIMNSLSKHVGHQLNELDLINKLIDVSLVLVEDSSLIETLFDNIEKSKIDASKTGKSKSKKSQNRDKIGTITDIYTHPSQFVIKESLVLFDEVNSFLCFVLSNWKLNATQHVKIINYSISRSLSFKQTIRKIPSSFVKLLRTVTIYPGSDHISILPIAVDLLKEFGDPIFDVMIHPRLPMSIIHSVAKPLSIEVNDIKDDDVENEQSDDQTKLMDMSNAGEISESQENSKLKQMIEDTKNSSKIVVDETKLFKKRSMQETEKLEESKRIRVDQTSAPVTINQLDVEVTKYPEAEQVENVIISNTVVVEEEAAPVNESEDEDSEFEIPDIVLSGDEDDE; from the coding sequence ATGACAAGCAACTTCGTCCCAGTTGCAGTTCTGGCTAACCAGTTGGAATCGTGCAATGGCTCCGACTTTCAAATCCTGTTAAGACACTTGAGATCTCAGAATTACATCAAAGAGAATTTACTTAAATCTGAATTGTCTCTTTTATCTACAAAGATCCTAAAACTGTTAAACTCTGGTAACAACTACCAACTTTGGAAAGGTTGCCATGCGGCAACCGTTATTTGTTCATACAATCCATTAGTTCTATGTTCATTTTCTGGACAATTTTTGGCAGCTGTCTACTCTAAATTAGAGCAAAAAGTGAACTATTACAACTCTATTATTGACACCCAAGAAGGTAAAGTCATCTTAGAATGTTTAGTGTCAACATCTTCTATCTTAATGGATCAAATGAGAAATAAACCAACTGTCTCAAGAGAAGGTTTAGTTCCGAAATTAAAAGCTATCATTCCAACTTTCATTACTTTATGCCAATACCAACCAAAATTATGTTTACCtgttttaaagaatttattgTACAAAAACTCTACGACTTTTAAACCTTTTGTTAATAAATACCGTGTTGTATTAActaatttgataaatattgattacGATACTTTAGACAAAGAAactcaaaaattaatttgtGTTAACTATGCTTATTTacatttgataaaaatcCAAGCAACTGCAgctaatgatgatgatgcCACTAAAGCTCATCATAAGCTTCATCAAGATGAAGCATGGAGAACTGGTTTGTTTTCTGTACTAGGCCAATTTAAAGATGTCTTTGAATTATGTGGAGAAATTTTAGATTTAGAACATGataaagaattatataaattaattgagAGTTTGCCTACTGACTTAAGCAAAACAGATAACAAAAGTCTATTGGAACtatcaaatttgaatttagaCATGAATAAGCCACTTTCTTTATGGAAAATTCCACAGCGTTTGAACCTATTAGTTGATTTGTTATCTgcttttatttcattaccAACACCATACCCTGTCAGAATTCCGATCGGTGGTATCAATGCTGTCTGTGAAAGTGCATTATCTTTGACTCAGAACTTCATTCCATTGAAACGTGATTTACGCCGTGATAGGGAACTAACTGCTGTCATCAATCTTGTTTTATCATCAGTTCAGTTTTCAGGTATAAAGTTGTGGAAAGTTATGATTGATAGTTATGGTAAACACTGTTTGTCCTATTtaccaaatatattaagtTCATTGGAGTTATTCATACCATTACAGCAAAAATCTACCAAGATTAATTTTGAAGCCTGCACAGAGCTTAAGTCAcagtttttattattattttcaataatgaattCTCTATCAAAACATGTCGGTCACCAATTAAATGAActtgatttaattaataaattgattGATGTTTCATTAGTTTTAGTTGAAGATTCATCTCTGATCGAAACTTTATTTGataacattgaaaaatccAAAATTGATGCCTCTAAAACTGGCAAAAGCAAATCAAAGAAATCTCAAAATAGAGACAAAATTGGTACAATTACTGATATATACACTCATCCGTCTCAATTTGTTATAAAAGAATCATTAGTCTTATTTGATGAAGTTAACAGTTTCTTATGTTTTGTCTTAAGTAATTGGAAACTAAATGCTACACAACAtgtgaaaataataaattattcaatctCTAGATCATTAAGTTTTAAACAAACTATAAGAAAAATtccatcttcttttgtTAAATTGTTGAGAACTGTTACAATCTATCCAGGATCAGATCATATTTCTATCTTACCAATTGCTGTGGACCTACTAAAAGAGTTTGGAGATCCAATATTTGATGTTATGATTCACCCTAGATTGCCAATGTCCATTATTCATTCAGTTGCTAAACCTCTGTCAATTGAGGTCAATGACAtaaaagatgatgatgttgaaaatgaacaaaGCGATGATCAGACGAAATTAATGGATATGTCTAACGCTGGAGAAATTTCAGAATCTCAAGAAAATTCCAAACTTAAACAGATGATTGAAGATACtaaaaattcttcaaaaatagTTGTTGATGAAACTAAACTATTCAAGAAAAGATCAATGCAAGAAACTGAAAAGTTGGAAGAATCAAAACGTATCAGAGTTGATCAAACTTCAGCTCCAGTGACTATTAATCAACTAGATGTGGAAGTTACAAAGTATCCAGAAGCTGAACAAGTCGAAAATGTCATTATAAGTAATACTGTAGTagtagaagaagaagctgCTCCAGTAAATGAAtctgaagatgaagattctgaatttgaaattcCAGATATTGTTCTAAGTGGAGATGAGGATGACGAATAA
- the NMD5 gene encoding Nmd5p (similar to Saccharomyces cerevisiae NMD5 (YJR132W); ancestral locus Anc_4.361): MDPTTLLQCFEGTLNHEASIRNSSEEYLKQASAMQGFLGACLDIISLEAVPENVKLSASLYFKNKITYGWNDEYQSRNEMLNNKVDNDEKPVVKALLVKAMLSCSKHSPNSLRILKSALTVIVSDQYPSKLWADLLPSSTELLTQGDMDSAYVGLICLAEVFRTYRWKENDARQDLEGLVLQYFPSLLQFAESNLFQDGANMNDPKIGEMVKLILQSYKFVTYYDLPFTLQRADSFIPWANFFVKIIQQPLSQEFLSKTHQNERSNNSWVKCKKWSYANLYRLFQRYASITLTRKFEYEEFRNLYIKQFLPQLLQLLFQQIEEWGQNNLWLSDESIHYILSFIEQTIVQKPTWPLVKDHYPTILQHVIFPLLCPTEETLDTFENDPQEYIHRNLELWDDSYSPDLSAVSLLTTTVNKRSKATLQPTLEFVIRNLQMNATDIQTMPLENAVKIESALRIFSSIVDRLTLKNSPYLNEIEGFLNVYVFSYFTSPHGFLRTRTCEISSKLGMIDFKDETILPKIYHGVLSCLNEESDSLPVKLLAALAIQAFIHNPQFQESLSTIVVPTMQSLLSLSNEFESNDISGVMQDFVEQFAEQLQPFGVELMNTLVQQFLKIAIELHDASNIDPNSIMNGDVPDEGDKQMAAMGILSTTISILLSFETSPEIVKNLEQSFYPAAEFILKNDIEDFYRECCEFVENSTFLLRSVTPISWKILEWIGECNEKEDSMVSFYLEDFMLVINNYLLYGKDELQKNNFYAKILIEIYKKAISNSEENTLDEMNVIFDFSQKMVLTFDTSLSDILRQQFLEDATNSIIVERLNIKKQVVFGVTSFNVIVANLVITPEVTLQFLKHKNILEYFFEIWLTFYIPNYKRVYDIKLSVLALLSIVTKMNSDSLINLGLQNVFSKMGSLLIQLFAKYPSALKSLEEKRKEFTSDSFNASEFADWGEDFAADGNEDDEDDAVINEYMSQLKSGGMNFVSEDGFDDDGFDDLEEDPLVGSILDPINLYDSFKHSISSLQQTDESKYNAFVQTLSTDDQSSMTQLLAL; the protein is encoded by the coding sequence ATGGACCCGACTACCTTGCTGCAGTGCTTCGAAGGCACATTGAACCATGAGGCAAGCATTAGAAACAGCTCCGAAGAGTACTTGAAACAGGCCAGCGCCATGCAAGGGTTCTTGGGCGCATGTCTAGACATCATATCACTCGAAGCTGTCCCAGAGAACGTTAAACTGTCGGCGTCTCTATacttcaaaaacaaaatcacCTACGGCTGGAACGATGAGTACCAAAGTAGAAACGAGATGTTGAACAACAAGGTCGATAATGACGAAAAACCAGTCGTCAAAGCACTGCTCGTAAAGGCGATGCTAAGTTGCTCAAAACACTCTCCAAACTCGCTCAGAATCTTGAAGTCCGCCTTGACAGTGATAGTCAGCGACCAGTACCCGTCGAAGCTTTGGGCCGACCTGCTTCCAAGCTCCACAGAACTGCTTACTCAAGGTGACATGGATTCCGCCTATGTCGGACTCATCTGTCTCGCCGAAGTATTCCGAACGTACAGGTGGAAGGAAAACGACGCCAGGCAAGACCTCGAGGGTCTCGTCTTGCAGTACTTCCCAAGCTTGTTGCAGTTCGCAGAGTCAAACTTGTTCCAAGACGGCGCAAACATGAATGATCCAAAAATTGGTGAAATGGTAAAATTGATCTTGCAAAGTTACAAGTTCGTCACTTATTATGACTTGCCGTTCACTTTGCAACGTGCTGACTCCTTCATCCCATGGGCAAATTTCTTCGTTAAGATCATCCAACAACCTTTATCACAAGAATTCCTCTCAAAGACACACCAAAACGAAAGAAGTAATAACAGTTGGGTCAAGTGTAAAAAATGGTCATACGCAAACTTATACAGGCTCTTTCAAAGATACGCTTCCATTACATTGACTAGAAAATTCGAATATGAAGAGTTTAGAAATCTTTACATCAAACAGTTTTTACCTCAGTTATTGCAATTGTTGTTCCAGCAGATTGAAGAATGGGGTCAAAATAACTTATGGCTAAGTGACGAATCTATCCATTACATTTTAAGTTTCATCGAACAGACCATTGTTCAAAAACCAACTTGGCCACTTGTAAAGGACCATTACCCAACTATTTTACAACACGTCATTTTCCCATTATTATGTCCAACTGAGGAAACGTTAGATACATTTGAAAACGACCCACAGGAATACATTCACAGGAACTTGGAACTCTGGGACGATAGTTACTCTCCAGATTTGTCTGCTGTGTCTCTGTTAACAACGACAGTGAACAAACGTAGTAAAGCCACTCTACAACCAACTTTAGAATTTGTTATTCGAAATCTACAAATGAACGCAACTGATATCCAAACTATGCCTCTAGAAAATGCAGTCAAAATTGAATCTGCTCTAAGAATTTTCTCAAGCATCGTCGATAGATTGACCCTTAAGAATTCCccatatttaaatgagaTTGAAGGTTTTTTAAACGTATATGTCTTCTCGTATTTTACTTCACCACATGGCTTTTTAAGAACACGTACTTGTGAAATCAGCTCAAAACTAGGCATGattgattttaaagatgaaaCTATTCTTCCAAAAATCTACCATGGTGTTTTAAGCTGTTTAAATGAAGAGTCCGATAGTTTGCCAGTGAAGTTATTGGCAGCATTAGCTATACAGGCTTTCATTCATAATCCACAATTCCAAGAATCATTATCAACTATTGTAGTACCGACTATGCAAAGCTTATTGTCCTTATCCAATGAGTTCGAATCTAACGATATTTCAGGTGTTATGCAAGATTTCGTTGAACAGTTTGCTGAACAACTTCAGCCATTTGGTGTTGAACTAATGAATACTTTGGTTCAGCAATTCTTGAAAATTGCAATCGAACTGCACGATGCCTCAAATATCGATCCAAACAGCATAATGAATGGTGATGTTCCAGATGAAGGTGATAAACAAATGGCTGCAATGGGTATTCTTTCTACTACAATCTCCATTTTATTATCCTTTGAAACCTCACCAGAAATTgtcaaaaatttagaacAATCATTCTATCCTGCTGCTGAGTTCATTTTAAAGAATGATATTGAGGATTTTTACCGTGAATGTTGTGAATTCGTTGAGAACTCTACTTTCTTATTGAGAAGTGTGACTCCAATCTCttggaaaatattagaatGGATTGGAGAATGTAACGAAAAGGAGGATAGTATGGTTTCATTCTATTTAGAAGATTTTATGTTGGTTATTAATAACTACTTACTTTACGGTAAGGATGAActacaaaaaaataacttcTATGccaaaattttaattgaaatttataagAAAGCCATTTCAAATTCAGAAGAGAATACATTAGATGAGATGAACgttatttttgatttttctcAAAAAATGGTTTTAACATTTGACACAAGCTTATCAGATATATTAAGACAACAGTTCTTGGAAGATGCAACAAACTCTATTATTGTAGAAAGAttaaacattaaaaaacaaGTAGTATTCGGTGTTACCTCTTTCAATGTTATCGTGGCTAATTTAGTCATAACACCTGAGGTTActttacaatttttaaagcATAAAAACATACTAgaatatttctttgaaatttggTTGACTTTCTATATTCCAAACTACAAGAGAGTTTATGATATCAAACTATCTGTTTTGGCTCTCTTAAGTATTGTCACAAAAATGAATTCAGATTCTCTGATTAATCTGGGTCTCCAAAATGTTTTCTCAAAAATGGGAAGTTTGTTAATACAATTATTTGCAAAATACCCAAGTGCGTTGAAGTCGTTAGAGGAAAAGCGTAAAGAATTCACTTCAGACTCATTCAACGCGTCAGAATTTGCAGATTGGGGAGAAGATTTCGCAGCAGATGGAAacgaagatgatgaagatgacgCAGTTATCAACGAGTACATGAGCCAACTGAAAAGCGGAGGTATGAACTTTGTTTCTGAGGATGGGTTTGATGATGATGGGTTTGACGACTTAGAGGAAGACCCATTGGTTGGTTCTATTCTTGATCCAATCAACTTGTACGATTCATTCAAGCACTCCATAAGCTCGCTCCAACAAACGGACGAGTCCAAATACAATGCATTTGTACAAACTCTATCCACTGATGACCAGAGTTCCATGACTCAATTGTTAGCATTATAA
- the UTP9 gene encoding Utp9p (similar to Saccharomyces cerevisiae UTP9 (YHR196W); ancestral locus Anc_4.362), with the protein MSSEMVGYFSLDGSQFAFQANIAQKNFVDVYPLDSSNNFNVNSSLVTRIDYESNDLIADEALFMGWCTSPATTASKLKRDTDGEGIPKADNQENYFVSVFPEGKIVVFAPNGKDIVNIIKNKHEITHTDISDEFIWIVDADNTVKKFQFSETKPAKTFHLTDGKNEEIVHFQILNSGSNPIVAVASEQTVYIIDASKRKPSTVAKLDVFGALTCQLLDSDDKIAIATVETLSVFDLSTGEIINTWKIQSEKIKKNGNLLFSVNVDGNLSILDMKNGKLVNTISVNKTEIIDFSIIGDSLMVAWLNVNEPNFKKLSIEDIKKEKSIELKSGAEESESVIDQKKTIDDIKVEETGKKIKKKVSKAEQDETSNELIILLDTDGKNDEILSNITSESWNRDRINKFIKIRLTADSQILKLFNLLSDIVENNIWNIDDRILTWLEWLLTLKSSYLNSSKSKQVAKKLKHFKVSLKTSAETLPILIGIQGKLEMLKRQALLRKELTQLKLENDKNEIVNIDEGETNVKDKDDSEDNITYVNGESDAFFDASEFKE; encoded by the coding sequence atgagTTCTGAAATGGTTGGATATTTTTCTCTGGATGGGAGCCAATTTGCATTCCAAGCCAATATCGCACAAAAGAACTTTGTGGATGTGTACCCACTAGACTCGTCTAATAACTTCAATGTCAATAGTTCCCTTGTGACACGCATCGACTATGAGAGCAATGATCTAATTGCTGATGAAGCTTTATTCATGGGTTGGTGTACTTCTCCTGCAACTACTGCAAGCAAGCTCAAGAGAGATACCGATGGTGAAGGCATTCCAAAGGCTGATAATCAAGAAAACTATTTTGTCAGTGTATTTCCTGAAGGCAAGATTGTCGTTTTTGCTCCAAATGGTAAAGACATcgttaatattattaagaaCAAGCATGAAATTACTCATACAGATATCTCAGATGAGTTTATTTGGATCGTAGATGCTGATAATACTGTCAAAAAGTTCCAATTCAGTGAAACAAAGCCTGCAAAAACTTTTCATCTAACTGATGGCAAAAATGAGGAGATTGTACATTTCCAGATCTTGAATTCTGGTTCTAATCCTATTGTTGCAGTCGCTTCAGAGCAAACAGTATACATAATAGACGcttcaaaaagaaaaccTTCTACAGTGGCTAAACTGGATGTATTTGGCGCATTAACTTGTCAATTACTAGATTCAGATGATAAAATTGCCATTGCAACTGTGGAAACCCTTTCTGTATTCGACTTGTCAACTGGtgaaattatcaatacCTGGAAGATTCAGTCTGAgaaaattaagaaaaatggTAACTTGTTGTTCAGTGTAAACGTTGACGGAAACCTATCTATCTTAGATATGAAGAATGGAAAACTAGTGAATACAATTAGTGTCAATAAAACAGAGATCATCGATTTTTCGATTATTGGAGATAGTCTAATGGTAGCTTGGTTAAACGTAAATGAACCAAACTTCAAGAAGCTTTCAAtagaagatattaaaaaggaaaaatcaattgaattaaaaagTGGTGCTGAAGAAAGTGAATCTGTAATTGACCAGAAAAAAACTATTGATGACATTAAGGTTGAAGAAACTGgaaaaaagataaagaaaaaggtTTCAAAAGCTGAACAAGATGAGACAAGCaatgaattaataatactatTAGATACTGATGGAAAAAACgatgaaattttatcaaacaTCACTTCAGAGAGTTGGAATAGAGACagaattaataaatttataaagaTTAGATTAACTGCAGACTCacaaatattgaaattattcaatCTGTTATCTGATATtgtagaaaataatatttggaaCATTGATGATAGAATTTTAACATGGTTAGAATGGTTATTGACCTTAAAGAGTAgttatttgaattcatcTAAATCGAAACAAGTGGCgaaaaaattgaagcaTTTCAAAGTATCGTTAAAAACTTCTGCTGAAACGTTACCAATTTTAATTGGTATTCAAGGTAAATTGGAAATGTTGAAGAGACAAGCACTTTTAAGGAAAGAATTAACTCAATTAAAActagaaaatgataaaaatgaaattgtgAATATCGACGAAGGCGAAACAAATGTCAAAGATAAAGATGATAGTGAAGATAATATTACCTACGTGAATGGTGAAAGTGATGCATTTTTTGATGCATCTGAATTCAAAgaataa